The Paenibacillus sp. YPG26 genome includes a window with the following:
- a CDS encoding IS1182 family transposase, translating to MISKNNYEGRFQISVNALDDLVPKDHLVRKLENAIDFSFIYELVQDKYSAVTGRPSVDPVVLIKIVLIQYLFGIRSMRQTIREIETNVAYRWFIGYDFTQPIPHFTTFGKNYVRRFKDTDIFESIFARILEEALGHGFVEPDVLFMDATHVKANANKNKYEKTMVQEQSKKYQEQLDKEINEDRIQHGKKPFGKKPKSALKETKTSISDPESGLFVKGEKERVFAYSFHTACDRNGFVLGAKVTPGNVHDSQVFEDVLELVKKSLGKPTAVAVDAGYKTPYISKLLIDDGIRPVMPYTRPRTKDGFFKKYDYVYDEHYDAYICPNHEFLTYELTNREGYKMYRSDPTICKDCPFLSQCTESKDFTKRISRHIWADYLEEADHLRHTDENKQIYSQRKETIERVFADLKEKHGMRWTTLRGLRKVSMQAMLVFACMNLKKLATWLWKSGGSKRYFALFMISYRKKTKTNSCVPNGNKEFVCNLRALP from the coding sequence ATGATTAGTAAAAATAATTATGAAGGTCGCTTTCAGATTTCTGTGAATGCGCTAGACGACCTTGTGCCTAAGGATCATTTGGTTCGCAAGTTAGAAAATGCGATCGATTTTAGTTTTATATACGAGCTGGTTCAAGATAAATACAGTGCGGTTACAGGGCGTCCGAGTGTCGATCCCGTAGTTCTGATTAAAATCGTGCTTATCCAGTATCTATTTGGCATTCGCTCCATGCGCCAAACCATTCGGGAAATTGAAACGAACGTAGCTTACCGCTGGTTCATCGGCTATGACTTTACCCAGCCCATTCCCCACTTCACCACTTTTGGTAAAAACTATGTTCGCAGGTTTAAGGACACGGATATTTTTGAATCCATTTTTGCACGTATTCTGGAAGAAGCTTTAGGGCATGGCTTTGTAGAGCCTGACGTGCTTTTCATGGATGCAACGCATGTGAAGGCAAACGCCAACAAAAATAAATATGAAAAAACGATGGTACAGGAGCAAAGCAAAAAGTACCAAGAGCAGCTTGATAAAGAGATTAATGAAGACCGGATCCAGCATGGGAAGAAGCCTTTCGGAAAAAAGCCTAAGTCCGCTCTGAAAGAAACAAAAACAAGCATCTCCGACCCTGAGAGCGGACTATTTGTAAAGGGCGAAAAAGAACGTGTATTTGCCTACAGTTTTCATACGGCCTGCGACCGCAACGGCTTTGTTCTGGGTGCGAAAGTAACTCCAGGAAATGTACATGACAGCCAGGTGTTTGAGGATGTGCTTGAGCTCGTAAAGAAGTCTCTGGGCAAGCCCACAGCTGTAGCAGTTGACGCTGGATACAAGACTCCCTACATTAGTAAATTGCTGATCGATGACGGGATACGGCCTGTTATGCCATACACAAGACCTCGTACGAAGGATGGCTTTTTCAAGAAGTATGATTACGTATACGATGAGCACTACGATGCCTATATCTGTCCGAACCATGAGTTTCTAACCTATGAATTGACGAACCGGGAAGGGTACAAGATGTATCGTTCCGATCCCACAATATGCAAAGACTGCCCCTTCTTGAGTCAGTGTACCGAAAGCAAGGACTTCACTAAGCGAATTAGCCGCCATATTTGGGCTGACTATCTGGAAGAAGCAGACCACCTTCGGCATACCGATGAAAACAAACAAATTTACTCACAGCGCAAGGAAACGATTGAGCGCGTATTTGCAGATCTAAAGGAAAAGCATGGCATGCGATGGACGACTTTACGAGGACTTCGTAAAGTTTCCATGCAGGCGATGCTCGTTTTTGCTTGCATGAACCTCAAAAAGTTAGCCACCTGGCTCTGGAAGTCCGGTGGCTCAAAGCGATATTTCGCTTTATTTATGATCTCTTACAGAAAAAAAACAAAGACAAACTCCTGTGTTCCTAACGGGAACAAGGAGTTTGTCTGCAATCTGAGAGCACTACCATAA